One part of the Sphingobacterium sp. LZ7M1 genome encodes these proteins:
- a CDS encoding TetR/AcrR family transcriptional regulator, whose translation MEDKVVIAIKKSARDLFRKYGYNKTSVNELAKNASIAKATFYKYFASKELILHEVLMDYIQDNVYDILNKNVNEKDLALFLANTILRVSRVTYTVCNEFVGWEFIRESVNAQEYLKLLSDDLEFLLLRSFMQNETIANMIPEERLTFLIKTSKNIVFSFAFTAVSEADVRKNFISFQKEILPYLVEATLLESKKEALDIRQ comes from the coding sequence ATGGAAGACAAAGTGGTTATAGCAATAAAGAAATCTGCAAGAGATCTATTTAGGAAATATGGCTATAATAAAACCAGTGTTAATGAGCTGGCCAAGAATGCTTCCATTGCTAAAGCAACCTTCTATAAATATTTCGCAAGTAAGGAGTTGATTTTACATGAGGTTCTGATGGATTATATCCAGGACAATGTCTATGATATCCTGAACAAGAACGTGAATGAAAAAGACCTGGCACTTTTCCTTGCCAATACCATTTTGAGGGTTAGCCGTGTAACCTATACGGTCTGTAATGAATTTGTAGGTTGGGAATTTATCCGTGAGTCGGTCAATGCCCAGGAGTACCTTAAACTTCTTTCGGATGACCTGGAGTTTCTATTGCTGCGTTCGTTTATGCAGAATGAAACCATTGCCAATATGATTCCCGAAGAACGATTGACCTTCCTTATTAAAACTTCCAAAAACATTGTATTTTCTTTCGCATTTACCGCTGTATCTGAGGCCGATGTGCGTAAGAATTTTATTTCCTTCCAGAAAGAAATCCTTCCCTATTTAGTTGAAGCTACTCTTTTGGAGTCTAAGAAAGAGGCTTTAGATATAAGACAATAG
- the pheS gene encoding phenylalanine--tRNA ligase subunit alpha — protein MLQDKITQYTEEIKAFAPSSAQDVEAFRLKFLVSKGIVKNLFEEFKTVSSDEKRVLGKVLNEFKQFAENTFKEASEQFADQSEGQSANPEGDLTLPGPGFTLGSRHPLSLVRKEIVEIFKKLGFVVAEGNEIEDDWHNFSALNFAPEHPARDMQDTFFIKKQDGNDVVLRTHTSSVQVRLMEAGKPPFRALMPGRVYRNEAISARAHCFFHQIEGLYVDENVSFADLKQTLYHFVKELYGEDTKVRFRPSYFPFTEPSAEMDISCTICKGAGCQMCKYSGWVEILGCGMVDLNVLDNCGIDSKKYSGFAFGMGIERITNLKYEIRDLRLFSENDVRFLSQFETEII, from the coding sequence ATGTTGCAAGATAAGATAACGCAGTATACTGAAGAGATAAAGGCATTTGCGCCAAGTTCAGCCCAAGATGTTGAAGCATTTAGATTAAAGTTTTTGGTGTCTAAAGGCATCGTGAAAAACCTGTTTGAAGAGTTCAAGACGGTATCCTCGGATGAAAAGAGGGTTTTAGGAAAAGTATTGAATGAATTCAAGCAGTTTGCTGAAAATACATTTAAAGAGGCATCGGAACAATTTGCAGATCAATCTGAAGGTCAATCGGCAAATCCTGAAGGAGATTTGACTTTACCAGGTCCAGGCTTCACCTTGGGATCTAGACACCCACTTTCCTTAGTAAGAAAAGAGATTGTTGAGATTTTCAAGAAGTTGGGCTTTGTAGTTGCTGAAGGAAATGAGATTGAGGATGATTGGCATAACTTCTCAGCGTTAAATTTTGCTCCAGAGCATCCAGCTAGGGATATGCAGGATACATTCTTTATCAAGAAGCAAGATGGAAATGATGTTGTGCTTCGTACGCATACCTCCTCGGTTCAGGTTCGATTGATGGAAGCAGGGAAACCTCCCTTCCGCGCTTTGATGCCGGGAAGAGTATACCGTAATGAAGCAATATCTGCGAGAGCGCATTGTTTCTTCCACCAAATCGAAGGATTATATGTGGATGAGAATGTGTCGTTTGCTGATTTGAAACAGACATTATATCACTTTGTGAAAGAATTGTACGGAGAAGACACGAAAGTAAGATTCCGTCCATCTTATTTCCCTTTTACTGAACCTTCAGCTGAAATGGATATTTCCTGTACCATCTGTAAAGGGGCAGGTTGCCAGATGTGTAAATATTCAGGTTGGGTAGAGATCCTTGGTTGTGGTATGGTAGATCTGAACGTGTTGGATAATTGTGGAATCGACAGTAAGAAATATTCAGGCTTTGCCTTCGGTATGGGTATCGAAAGGATCACAAACCTGAAGTATGAGATCCGCGACCTGCGTTTGTTCTCAGAAAACGATGTTCGTTTCTTATCTCAATTTGAGACAGAGATTATTTAA